The following proteins come from a genomic window of Candidatus Methylomirabilis lanthanidiphila:
- a CDS encoding Putative thiazole biosynthetic enzyme produces the protein MYDALIIGGGPAGLYAAYCLAKAGRRVAVFEEHPEIGTPVHCTGLVATECFTRFELPTQANQAMLRRARFHAPGGHVLAVASDQDETVVLDRAAFDRALAEQAQAAGAELFAGHRVEALRRLRKRLVARTVTGTGIERLVSGHLGILATGASYGLHRGLGLQVPTRFVYGAQVEVVFEATAEVEVCFGNEVAPGSFAWVVPFTRHGVTMAKIGVLASREAPQYLARFLESPLVASRVRPGWMGPYQRRPIPVWPLAETVGDRLLVIGDAAGLAKPTTGGGVYYSLLSAELAADTACRALAAGDGSAKALRRYQTDWRAALGSEIRAGALFRTVASHLSDAQIDEAFQLITGEPMAGLIRDHASFNWHKELILALWRSAAMRGFLWRALMRRGGRMIGALRPSMNGYPGVKLPDERAATD, from the coding sequence ATGTACGATGCGCTAATCATTGGCGGCGGACCTGCCGGACTGTATGCGGCCTATTGTCTGGCGAAGGCTGGACGGCGGGTGGCGGTCTTCGAGGAGCATCCGGAGATCGGCACTCCCGTGCATTGCACCGGGCTGGTGGCGACGGAGTGCTTCACGCGGTTCGAGCTGCCCACGCAGGCGAATCAGGCCATGCTGCGACGCGCGCGGTTTCATGCTCCCGGCGGGCACGTCCTGGCGGTCGCCTCGGACCAGGACGAAACGGTGGTCCTGGACCGGGCCGCGTTCGACCGGGCGCTCGCCGAGCAGGCGCAGGCCGCCGGGGCCGAGCTCTTTGCCGGCCACCGGGTCGAGGCGCTTCGCCGGCTGCGAAAGCGGCTGGTAGCCCGGACGGTGACCGGCACCGGCATCGAGCGGCTGGTCAGCGGGCACCTCGGCATCCTGGCCACCGGCGCCTCGTACGGGCTGCACCGGGGGCTGGGGTTGCAGGTGCCTACGCGCTTTGTCTACGGCGCCCAGGTCGAGGTTGTGTTCGAGGCGACCGCCGAGGTCGAGGTCTGTTTCGGCAATGAGGTGGCGCCCGGCTCGTTTGCGTGGGTGGTCCCCTTCACGCGGCACGGAGTGACCATGGCCAAGATCGGCGTCCTGGCATCCCGGGAGGCGCCGCAGTATCTGGCCCGCTTCCTCGAGTCGCCGCTGGTGGCGTCCAGGGTCCGACCGGGGTGGATGGGCCCGTATCAGCGGCGGCCGATCCCGGTGTGGCCGCTGGCCGAGACGGTCGGCGACCGCCTGCTGGTGATCGGCGATGCCGCGGGCCTGGCCAAACCGACGACCGGGGGCGGGGTCTACTACAGCCTGTTGAGCGCGGAGCTGGCGGCCGACACCGCCTGCCGGGCGCTGGCCGCCGGAGACGGCTCCGCCAAGGCCCTGCGTCGGTATCAGACGGATTGGCGTGCGGCCCTGGGGTCCGAGATCCGGGCGGGCGCGCTGTTCCGCACCGTTGCCTCGCACCTCTCTGATGCGCAGATCGACGAGGCCTTTCAGTTGATCACCGGCGAACCGATGGCGGGGTTGATCCGCGACCACGCCTCCTTTAACTGGCACAAGGAACTGATTCTTGCCTTGTGGCGGAGTGCGGCGATGCGGGGGTTTCTGTGGCGCGCCCTGATGCGGCGCGGCGGCCGGATGATCGGCGCGTTGCGACCTTCCATGAACGGCTATCCCGGCGTCAAGCTTCCGGATGAGCGCGCCGCGACCGACTAA
- a CDS encoding ATPase AAA codes for MIARDIEAALRHLLRGFPIVTLTGPRQSGKTTLARVVFADRPYVSLEDPDVRQMVLEDPRSFLERHPNGAVLDEVQRAPQLLSYLQTRVDADGRMGLFLLTGSQQFGLMSGVTQSLAGRTAFVELLPFSIHELERAGVRPASLDAMLFEGGYPPLYDRSLTPRTWLSAYVTAYVERDVRQLLKIQDLEAFQRFVRLCAGRSGQILNLSSLATDCGITHNTAKAWISVLEASYILFQLRPHHANFSKRLVKSPKLYFYDTGLLCWLLGVREPGQLATHPLRGSIFETLIVSELVKSCFNRGERATLHFWRDSNGNEVDIIADAGRKLMPIEIKSGQTLNRDFFTGLERWMALAGDHAISPALVYGGTDAHAHKGISVFGWHAAGQVLEGAAVRPHAC; via the coding sequence ATGATTGCGCGCGATATCGAGGCCGCTCTTCGTCATCTGCTCAGGGGGTTTCCCATCGTGACCCTGACCGGGCCACGACAGTCCGGGAAGACCACGCTGGCGCGGGTCGTCTTTGCCGACAGGCCCTATGTGTCGCTGGAAGACCCGGATGTGCGCCAGATGGTCCTCGAGGACCCACGCTCCTTCCTGGAGCGCCATCCGAATGGGGCGGTGCTCGACGAGGTGCAGCGCGCGCCGCAACTCCTCTCGTACCTGCAGACACGGGTCGATGCGGATGGCCGTATGGGGCTCTTCCTGCTGACAGGGTCTCAGCAATTTGGTTTGATGTCAGGAGTCACCCAATCGCTGGCCGGCCGGACTGCCTTTGTTGAATTGCTGCCGTTTTCCATCCATGAACTTGAGCGCGCCGGGGTCAGGCCGGCCAGTCTCGACGCGATGCTTTTCGAGGGAGGCTACCCGCCTCTCTATGATCGTAGCCTGACCCCCCGCACGTGGCTCTCCGCCTATGTGACGGCTTATGTGGAACGCGATGTCCGCCAACTGCTCAAGATCCAGGACCTGGAGGCGTTTCAGCGGTTTGTGCGGCTGTGCGCCGGCCGCAGTGGGCAGATTCTGAACCTGTCCTCGCTGGCAACGGATTGCGGCATCACGCACAACACGGCTAAGGCCTGGATTTCCGTGCTGGAGGCCAGCTATATCCTGTTTCAGTTGCGCCCGCATCATGCGAATTTCAGCAAGCGGCTGGTCAAGTCACCCAAACTCTACTTCTATGACACGGGCCTCTTGTGCTGGCTCTTGGGCGTCCGGGAACCGGGCCAGCTCGCCACGCACCCCTTACGCGGCAGCATCTTTGAAACGCTCATCGTGTCGGAACTGGTGAAGTCCTGCTTCAATCGGGGTGAACGCGCCACCCTCCATTTTTGGCGTGACAGCAACGGCAACGAGGTGGATATCATCGCCGATGCCGGACGCAAGCTGATGCCGATTGAGATCAAGTCAGGCCAGACATTGAACCGGGACTTTTTTACCGGACTGGAACGCTGGATGGCCCTGGCCGGCGACCACGCCATCTCGCCGGCATTGGTCTATGGCGGGACTGACGCCCACGCGCACAAAGGGATCAGCGTCTTCGGCTGGCATGCAGCGGGGCAGGTGTTGGAGGGTGCGGCGGTCCGACCTCACGCCTGCTGA
- a CDS encoding twitching motility protein PilT, producing MKLLLDTHIFLWSLLEPQRLTPRVASELQHPANELWVSSITTWEVLVLAEKGRIRLDPDPVTWIRKVYAAVPFQEASLTHEIAIHSRMIRLPHQDPGDRFLVATAKVHGMTLVTADDRLLRTPACPVLPNREI from the coding sequence ATGAAACTCCTTCTGGACACCCACATCTTTCTGTGGAGCCTGCTGGAGCCGCAGCGTCTCACCCCGCGAGTGGCCTCTGAACTCCAACATCCAGCCAATGAACTCTGGGTCTCCTCCATTACGACATGGGAGGTGCTGGTATTGGCGGAAAAGGGACGGATTCGCCTGGATCCTGATCCGGTCACGTGGATTCGAAAGGTCTATGCGGCTGTGCCCTTTCAGGAGGCGTCACTCACTCATGAAATCGCGATACACAGCCGGATGATCCGCCTGCCGCATCAGGATCCGGGCGACCGCTTTCTCGTCGCCACGGCCAAGGTCCATGGGATGACCCTGGTCACCGCCGATGACCGGCTGCTTCGCACTCCAGCCTGCCCTGTCCTCCCCAACCGCGAGATCTAG
- a CDS encoding Phd_YefM yields MPERVTISRFKATCLALLDKVKRTGQPILITRRGEPIAQVLPPPPPERPAAWLGSFQSTGTIVGDIIAPPLEEGEWEGLRS; encoded by the coding sequence ATGCCGGAAAGGGTGACTATTTCGAGGTTTAAGGCCACATGCCTGGCCCTATTGGACAAGGTCAAACGCACCGGCCAGCCGATTCTCATTACTCGGCGAGGTGAGCCTATTGCCCAGGTGCTGCCACCTCCGCCTCCGGAACGACCGGCTGCCTGGTTGGGTTCGTTTCAATCTACGGGAACCATCGTGGGAGATATCATCGCTCCACCATTGGAAGAGGGCGAGTGGGAGGGTCTGCGGTCATGA
- a CDS encoding SpoVT / AbrB like domain protein produces MATTVKIREKFQVTIPEDVRSKLPLKVGERVEVTARGGEIVIRPILEIPRNQAWFWSKEWQTQLAQSKKDLEKGRVTRFKSVKEARRHCGD; encoded by the coding sequence ATGGCAACGACTGTGAAGATCAGAGAAAAGTTTCAAGTGACCATACCGGAGGATGTCAGGAGTAAGCTACCGTTGAAGGTTGGAGAGCGCGTGGAGGTCACCGCACGCGGGGGTGAAATTGTGATTCGGCCTATTCTCGAAATTCCCAGGAATCAGGCATGGTTCTGGAGCAAGGAATGGCAGACGCAGCTTGCCCAATCCAAAAAGGACCTCGAAAAGGGCAGGGTGACGCGCTTTAAATCTGTGAAAGAGGCCCGGCGACACTGTGGCGATTGA
- a CDS encoding membrane protein: MPGTRQNPCTWDPNDASCRQLLEALADGNPIPDISTISMDKQQLIALLVEISNGERSELFQVTRQIAESRELAAHEIASRAAFLLACLDTPGVDDPYTILGVAPTATSEEIKEAWLRRLTLYHPDRHPENGDWFTRQAARLNEAYHTLKEPERRHAYDERRRRELLARQQSTHFAIQPVSSPPAPIPTQSSHLARGRVPALIAAALTVSTGLVLMALSARSPEGQQVYLETVQPVAAVALPSSTSAAGPVRVGLHLNGSSSLNSSAIPPPDHQPERRRVRRTPQASSPLEGPAGQPDLPDNPMASERSMAHPIQLAQALPPLAPEPKALDRQEIDALLDEHVDAYERADVERVMATLSSRVREKGTMDYQAIRNAYIKGFTGRDQIIYRLKNVQVEIKAEQATVTAQYLISARHAAQPSKGITVSGRIEWKIQREGDKLKIVAINY, from the coding sequence ATGCCGGGTACAAGGCAGAATCCATGCACATGGGATCCGAATGATGCGAGTTGCCGGCAACTGCTTGAGGCATTGGCTGACGGCAATCCGATTCCCGATATTTCTACGATCTCTATGGATAAGCAGCAACTCATCGCGCTGCTTGTGGAAATCAGCAACGGGGAACGATCGGAGCTTTTTCAGGTCACCCGCCAGATAGCGGAATCTCGCGAGCTCGCCGCGCACGAGATCGCGTCAAGGGCGGCCTTCCTTCTGGCTTGCCTGGATACCCCTGGCGTCGACGACCCCTATACCATCCTTGGGGTCGCGCCGACCGCAACAAGCGAGGAGATAAAAGAGGCCTGGCTCCGTCGTCTGACACTGTATCATCCGGATCGCCACCCGGAAAATGGCGACTGGTTTACGCGACAAGCGGCGCGTCTGAACGAGGCGTACCACACCCTGAAAGAACCGGAAAGACGACACGCCTACGATGAGCGAAGGCGCCGCGAGCTGCTTGCGCGACAGCAAAGCACTCACTTCGCCATCCAGCCCGTTTCGTCCCCACCGGCTCCCATACCGACTCAATCGTCGCACCTGGCGCGTGGTCGAGTACCTGCACTCATCGCTGCCGCGCTGACAGTATCCACCGGGTTGGTTCTGATGGCGTTATCCGCCCGGTCTCCGGAAGGACAGCAGGTGTATCTTGAAACCGTTCAACCCGTGGCCGCGGTCGCCCTTCCATCTTCCACTTCCGCCGCCGGCCCTGTACGCGTGGGACTCCATCTGAATGGATCATCTTCTCTCAATTCGTCCGCCATCCCTCCACCGGATCACCAACCCGAACGGAGACGCGTACGGCGGACGCCTCAGGCTTCCTCGCCGTTAGAGGGTCCTGCGGGTCAGCCCGATCTACCCGACAACCCCATGGCCTCCGAACGCTCCATGGCGCACCCGATTCAACTGGCCCAGGCGCTCCCACCCCTTGCGCCTGAACCAAAGGCCCTGGATCGGCAGGAGATCGACGCCCTACTCGACGAACATGTTGACGCCTATGAAAGAGCCGACGTGGAGCGAGTGATGGCAACGCTCTCGAGTCGAGTTCGAGAGAAGGGAACCATGGACTATCAGGCCATCCGCAACGCCTACATCAAAGGATTTACCGGACGGGATCAGATCATCTACCGCCTCAAAAACGTGCAGGTGGAGATAAAGGCCGAGCAGGCTACGGTGACCGCGCAATATTTGATCTCAGCAAGGCATGCCGCTCAACCTTCGAAAGGGATCACCGTATCGGGACGTATCGAATGGAAGATTCAGCGCGAGGGCGACAAACTCAAGATTGTGGCGATCAACTATTAA
- a CDS encoding Carbohydrate binding domain protein, giving the protein MMLLSFLFVSWAALRPWVAQRTLSRNPIDEAARRALALDPGNNRVQARLAALYHYSLLLRDYHAALAAYHAILRNNPLDSVSWVHLGKLYESLGQAPETDRAFHLATQLSPSNAALLWEIAVAYLDRQQAPQAVDTLARFLSAADNPSDLAKGYDLARRLLTPEEVLNTFIPPAMPHYTSYANYLLDRNLGDQALPVWNRLADLAARTGEPIDPHLQLRVVDLLIRAGQLGPAHQLWTAVTQQMGLNNAPTQSNPISNGSFERETTIGRGFDWRIGGAPGVTAAIDPFMAYTGRRALRLSFTKSRADFFNVSQPVAVEPYSTYAVQAHIRTDSLNGPAGIAVEVVDTHGTVLARTDTIGGTRDWTSVAAQFHTSSAAGTITIRIHSDPPPPYLPPVSGSAWIDNVSLKKTE; this is encoded by the coding sequence ATGATGCTTCTCAGCTTTCTATTCGTCTCCTGGGCGGCTCTGCGGCCTTGGGTCGCCCAGAGGACCCTGAGCCGGAATCCGATCGATGAGGCAGCCAGACGGGCGCTCGCCCTTGACCCTGGCAACAACCGCGTTCAGGCCAGGCTGGCCGCACTCTACCACTACAGCCTGCTGCTCAGGGACTACCATGCGGCGCTTGCTGCCTATCACGCCATTCTGCGTAACAATCCGCTCGATAGCGTCTCCTGGGTGCACCTCGGGAAGCTCTATGAGAGTCTCGGCCAGGCGCCGGAGACAGACCGGGCATTTCACCTGGCGACACAGCTCAGTCCGAGCAACGCCGCACTGCTATGGGAGATTGCCGTCGCGTACCTGGACCGGCAACAGGCCCCACAGGCGGTCGACACATTGGCTCGGTTTCTTTCAGCCGCGGACAATCCCTCCGACCTCGCAAAAGGGTACGATCTGGCGCGCAGATTGCTCACCCCTGAAGAGGTGCTGAATACGTTCATTCCACCTGCTATGCCTCACTATACCTCCTATGCAAATTACCTGCTCGATCGCAATCTCGGCGATCAGGCGCTTCCCGTCTGGAATCGCCTCGCCGACCTGGCCGCTCGCACCGGGGAGCCGATTGACCCGCATCTTCAACTCCGGGTGGTCGATCTCCTCATACGGGCCGGTCAGCTTGGCCCGGCGCACCAATTATGGACCGCCGTCACACAACAGATGGGATTGAACAATGCTCCGACTCAATCGAATCCCATATCGAACGGAAGCTTCGAACGGGAAACGACCATCGGCAGGGGTTTCGACTGGAGGATCGGAGGGGCGCCGGGAGTTACTGCGGCAATTGATCCCTTCATGGCCTACACGGGACGCCGCGCCCTCCGGCTCTCCTTTACCAAAAGCCGCGCCGACTTCTTCAACGTCTCGCAGCCCGTCGCGGTTGAGCCCTACTCCACTTACGCAGTCCAGGCCCACATCAGAACCGATAGCTTAAATGGCCCCGCAGGGATTGCGGTAGAGGTTGTCGACACCCATGGCACAGTCCTGGCCAGGACCGACACCATCGGAGGGACACGGGACTGGACGTCGGTTGCGGCGCAATTTCACACGTCGAGCGCCGCCGGAACCATAACGATCAGAATTCACAGCGATCCCCCACCCCCGTATCTCCCACCTGTTTCCGGGTCGGCATGGATCGACAATGTCTCCTTAAAAAAGACGGAGTGA